Part of the Lotus japonicus ecotype B-129 chromosome 6, LjGifu_v1.2 genome, TTGAAATGTCTTCTGTTTCATGAGTCAAGTATCCAATTAACAGTTCATGATAATTCATCAAAGTTTAGACCTCTTAGGTTTGAGAATTTTGTTTTCACTACAAAGGTTACCTGGTTTTCACAAAACGTTACCTAGTTTCAACTTGTTGAAAGGAAACAATGTATGCCAAATGTtcgaaaatagaaaataaactgATAACATGGTTTGGATATTGTATATAAGACACTGCATGTATGACATGGATTATTCACCTTAAGATAGATGTTAATTGCCCGGTACAAATCATCATGCTCTATTCGGCCAATAGCTGGTACAGTTTCAGCAAGAGCTACAAACTTCTGCACTGGCATGTTTTCATCCCTTGCAACCACTTGAAGATAGGAATCAATGAGCTTGCCAACTTTTCTGATTGATCTCAAGAAGTGCCTGTTATCCACAGCACCAGGGGAGATTCTTTTCCAAAACTTCACAAAGCTTTCCAACACTGCTAGAACTAACTCCGTATCATAGAAATTCTGGTCCAATGGAGATGTTGAAGGATAAAGCAGGTCACTCACTGTTGCCTCCTCAAATTGTATGCTAGCTCTCTTTATGAGTTCTGTTTTTGTAACTGGTGAGACACCAAAATGACTTGAAATGCTaagaagttttagcaaaaaTCCAACTGAAACTGACCCTCTATCTGCAGGAATCATGCTGACAATTGTTTCGAGAATTTTTCGGTTTTTCTCCTTAGATTCTTCCATTTGTGGTGCTGAACCGCCTGAAGTTTTAGGCTTTGTTATGCCAGGTAACCACTTACAGGCATAGACATGCAAAGCTTCGCCAATAAGTGGCGGTGGGAGCACATGTGTTGATCTTATAGCCATTATTATGCACCTGAAAAGATCTATGTCAAGATTAGACACATCCTCCGTCCACCAATCCTTTGGTACAGAATGATGCTGTTTTTTGTTGTAACCAGGCCTAGTGTAGGTGTAGGACCATTTGACCTGCACATATCATCACCGTTAAGCAAAAAAAAAGTCCTATGTATCAATCTTATGTGAAAGAAGTTTAGTGCATGTCTGGAAAAACGGTGGAAAACCATGGTTTAGCCAAAATTATGGTAGACAGACGAAAAAGTTAAGGGAACTTGCTTCTGTCCACCACGGCTTTCCATCGTGTATCCAAACATTAACATTTTTGAGGTTTTTTACCTGTGGTGGAGGTGTAAGAACTTTCTCAATAATTGAATCAATGCATTTTCTTATGATGCCAAGATTCTCAGACCACTCTGGTAACTTATCAGTGGCCTGCAATGTAGCAATAGAGTCCTTCCAACCTTCAAGAATACATGAAGTGAAGAAAGACTCAAGTTTCCCTACCAAGTTTCCCTTCTCAATGGAGTCATTCATTTGGAGGAGCTTAGCAGCGCAGAGTGTGGGTACAAAGTTATGTGCACTAATGTTGATAGAAATTCCATAGCAGAACTTAGCACAGAGTTCAAAAGCTTCTGGTCCTCCAGGCATATCATTAAGCTCAAGAGGAACACTCTCAGAATCACTAGAACCAGAGCAAAGTCTTTGAAGAAGGCCACATTTTTTAAGAAGCGGAGACTGCAGCTAACAGAAGTATAATTAAAGATGATCTATGatagaaatttttattttccttttacaCTAATCAACTTAATCCAATTCACGTACCTTGTGTAGAAGATAAGTAGTATCGTTGATTCTTATCACAAGGTCAGCAGGTAAATCTGAAACTATACTCCTGCATTTATGATTATGATAAGGATTAGATCAAGTTTCTTATATCCTTGCCATCAAGTTATCAAATCAGACAATGTTATGCTAATAATTTTTCCAACATAAAATTgtctattaaaaatattttgctGAAATTATGATTACCATTTACCTGGTGGCTTGTTCAGTGTAGAAAGTATCCGGCCTTGTTCCAAGTTTCATGAACTTCATGCCTACTTGTTTTGATTATACCCAATAGTGAAGAAAAACCTCTACTTCAGAGCCTGCATAAAGTCAAGGTTTGATATTGGAGGGAGAGAGAACAGCAAGCATTTATGAATGAAACCCCTTTTTAAGTGAATCAAAAGGGTTATCTAGTAGTATCTATCAAGACATTGGTGAACATCAGAACATGCCTAGTGAATTATATATGGTTCTGGCTCATGATTATTCAGTACCCCAACATTGACATCAACAACTTCTATTTCAAGAAACTAAGAGGTGGAGGGGAAGGTGAAGAAACCACAATAGATGGAGATTAGGACATGAATTCACATGAGATGCACAAGAAATAAAAGAACAAAGAGATACATGAAAAATTCCAGAAAATAAAGCAACAAAGAGATACGCCGGAAAGCCTTACCTCAACTTTCACTTAACAAGAACTGTGACGGCCTCATTGATCGAATTACTCTTCAAGCCCTTGAATTTATAGAAAATGATGCCCTCACCtacagaacaaagaaaacaaacaaCAATAGATTCCAGTTTCTTTCTTCATGCACTGAGAAAGAGTATGAAGAATAGTATGTGGTGGGAGAGGTTCTTATGCTAGAATCTAGATGCCATGCAATGATGCAGATTTGTCTCTACTCTATTACCCTTGGAATTTACTAACTTCAAGGTGAATTAAAAAGGTGAAGGTAATTACAATTAGGAGAAATATTGAATGAGGAATACTCTTACTGAGTTGTACCTGGTTTCAGATCTTTGTTCTCACTGAGCCTGTTCCTGACATGTAACAATAAACTGAAGAACATAAGAATTCAAGAACTAATGCGTGACAACATATAAAGCAACTCATAAATTTTATTCTGGTCCGAATTTctagaaagtaaaataaaagtcAACAAGGACAGAACAAGTAAACTGATAACTAGAAATGCTAATATCAGTATCCACATAATAGACCATATATATCAGTTACATAATAAAACACTGCACTAGCAGCAGTGCCACCGACAGAGCgatttcaatataatttttcatttaaagTGATCTTTCAACTGTTGATTGGAAGTTGGATATGAACTATTAGGTGAGAGACCAAAATAAAGCATAAAAAAGTAACTGTAACTTTAACAGTATCTCAAGGTTGGATCAAGTGTATGTAGATCCAAAGCAAATATGTCTCAATGCATACCACAATATTTTCATAGGACACTTTTGATTTCACATGTAAAAGGATGCATGATTATGTtaagaaaatgataaaaaattcCAACAGAAAGTGATGCACCAGGCAAACAACAAGTGTGTGACCAAATGGTTCTAAGATAATACAAACATCAATCAACGTTTAGTGAGGTTACTTTAGTTAGCCGTTTTCTCTGTGTAACCAATTAAGACAGACACACACCTAACTAACATGGACTTTTATTGAAACTTACAATAGCATGTTTAGTTCAGCAGTAGAAAGTCTCTTAATTACTTCTTGCTAGAAGCTACAAATTGCAGCTTCTGGAATTACCGTGTTTTGGATTGTGTACTGCTGACCGCTAATCCAAACACGCTAAAAATTTGTGTCCTTTTTCAGTTGAAACATAGTGATCCTCTGCTGAAGTGTGGTCTTCTCAGTTATCCCATTCTTAAAAATATAGGAACCAGGAAACACGGAAGACAACTTTTTCTTCCTAATTCTTTTCATATAATTGCTGAAATAGCTCAGCATTTGTTTCACAAAAGCAATCCTCTTTACACAAGTttccaattttaaaatttgtaaaATTAACAAGGGTTAAGGGTCTTattagtccctgtgtttgtaaaagtgtttgatttttGTCCCTTAGCTAAAAAATGACGATTAGTGGCAGTTTTTTTACAGTTAGTGGCGGTTTATAATACAGTTACTGGCGGTTTTTTgactgagggaccaaaatcaaacattttttactaacacagggactaatatgacccttAACCCAATTAACAATATAGGGGAAATAAAGAAGAACCTACAATGGCTCTTGGTGCTGAGGATGTGAGATTAGTGTTCAGCCCTTTTCACCTTTTATTTGTTAAAACCTTACATACAATTTGGTCTGTGCTTTCACAGACACATGATGGAAAAGCTACAAGTACTATGTTTCTGGCAAAGCATCCATTGCTTTCAACAAGACACAAGTAAAGACATTCATGTTTTTCTTCCAAAAACGATGTCATCAAGAACCTTTTCCTTAGAGGTAGCTCTCACAGATCCCAATTCCATGATCATGAATAAAATTCAGAAAGTGTATACTACATAGTATAGTTAATGTCACCTACCTTTGCTCTTCAAAGAATCAATGACATCCCTATTTGATTCTTTGATTGCATTCAGCAAAGTCATTTAGCCTATTATATAAAGTTCTCTACCACTTTCTCTCCTCTTTCTCCCTCCACAATTAGGCTTTATCATTTCTTTTCGTCTTTTTTCTCTTAGAATTTTATAAGCATATAGAGCCTATAACATgatactttttcaaaaaaataaaaaatctgacAAAAGTGTTCTTCATCTTTATAACAGAATGAATAAAGTTTTAACTGGTTGTGGAGTGTTAAGTCAAACAGAATGCTTTAATCAAATTTCTCCCTAGTCCCTAGTTTTCTCCCTATGCTCATACCACTTAAACCTCTAATCAAACACTTAAAATGCATAGTAGAtgcctaattttttttaaaaggtaaagaaagaagaaaacgtACCCGTGAATATATATAATTGATGTCACTTGAATGATAGGTAGGAAGCAGAAAAAGCATTCACAAGTGAAAAAGCTGTGTTGTTTTGGAAGAAACTGTGCAAACTGAAGAAAGTAAATGAAGCAGAAGCATCACTCATTGAACAAAAGCCAGAGATATGAAGGCCTAAACTCAGAAACAACCCTATATATATAGACACTTCAACATGTGAAGCAAGAAAGTGATTAATGATTTACTAGTTTCATGCAAGTAATCCTCAGAGACAAAGAAATTGAGAGGAATATGCTGTTGCTTATATAAGCTTGGTTAAAAACAATGGAGAGCATCAAGTAAAGCAAAAATACCACAAATTCTTCTAACAAAGAGTGTCATGAGGTGGaaaagagagtgagagaaggacTGGTTTGTTGGTATTAGTCAACATAGTAATGTATCAAAAGCATGACATGATGATAAACTCCTTTGAATAGAAAATAGAATATGGAATAGCCGaataggaaaattgaaaaagaagTCTTCACATGAAGAGATTGAAATTTGAGGATGCATGATTAGGATCACAAAAAGCATGCAAATGCTAGTGGGTTAAGGCATTGGAGTGTGGTGCTATACTAATTGAAAAGAAGCTTATGTGGGGACAAGTCTAGACATAGGTGAAGGATCTACTGTGCATTCATCATCATGCTTCCCCCCATTAAACTTTGGGATATTCTTCTTCTATTAGCATTGTGGTTGGGCCACCCTTATTTGCATGTCGGCCATGTGTCCATCCCTGTGCCGTTTGTTACATCAAACCTGATGGGATTGCTATGACTCTTCTATAAGATCAAGACCGTAACGTAACGTGACAATGTCAAGTGAAATATTTCTTTTAGAGTTCTACTTGTTTGGATGTTGGACTGGCCAGAGAATTTCCaaataaaaggaaaatgttCACTTATAATTCATACATTTGCTTGACTTAATACAAAGACAGCTTTTTCTTAAGCGATTCCTACTTCCATTATGGTTCGAACTTCATCAGCTTCTTCATTTACTCAACTTGAACAGATGTCAAATGTCAATCAGCTGCTAGCAAGAAGAAAGTGCGTATACAAAAGTTGAAAGCAAGTTCTTTGTAACTTTTTTTCCAAATCCAATCCAAATGATATCATGAGCATGAGAAAGAGATGATTGTAaattattttactatttcatatGTAGTAAGGATTTTGAGAATTCACAATCAAAGTTGAGTAGTTGGCCCTTCAATTTAATAGAATTTGcaattaatgaaaataaatttttatttaggATTTAGATTTTGGATCATCTCATATCACATGTAAAATGTTGTAATAATTTCTCTTTATAAACATTCACAAGTCTTGCACACAAAATTTTAATGATTAAGGGATCCTAATCatgtttaataaaaaaacacaaatcaaCTCTGAGAGAGAAGACATTTTTTCCACTTTACCTTCAGATATAAAAC contains:
- the LOC130723028 gene encoding BTB/POZ domain-containing protein At5g47800-like isoform X3 encodes the protein MPGGPEAFELCAKFCYGISINISAHNFVPTLCAAKLLQMNDSIEKGNLVGKLESFFTSCILEGWKDSIATLQATDKLPEWSENLGIIRKCIDSIIEKVLTPPPQVKWSYTYTRPGYNKKQHHSVPKDWWTEDVSNLDIDLFRCIIMAIRSTHVLPPPLIGEALHVYACKWLPGITKPKTSGGSAPQMEESKEKNRKILETIVSMIPADRGSVSVGFLLKLLSISSHFGVSPVTKTELIKRASIQFEEATVSDLLYPSTSPLDQNFYDTELVLAVLESFVKFWKRISPGAVDNRHFLRSIRKVGKLIDSYLQVVARDENMPVQKFVALAETVPAIGRIEHDDLYRAINIYLKVHPDLSKVDKKCLCRSLECQRLSPEVCAHAVKNESLPLRTVVQLLYNEQEKDSKPTSNPKLQKPHELLLGAKKRPATRDSHGKRSLGQDKEGLKREEVTSRTSHGESREKGQHKTNRLDGNLALDLERKMVIRGNTEETGSEKIRGAKEESMSSSKLELDTRKIMTRARSNKSEHGREKGR
- the LOC130723028 gene encoding BTB/POZ domain-containing protein At5g47800-like isoform X2; this translates as MKFMKLGTRPDTFYTEQATRSIVSDLPADLVIRINDTTYLLHKSPLLKKCGLLQRLCSGSSDSESVPLELNDMPGGPEAFELCAKFCYGISINISAHNFVPTLCAAKLLQMNDSIEKGNLVGKLESFFTSCILEGWKDSIATLQATDKLPEWSENLGIIRKCIDSIIEKVLTPPPQVKWSYTYTRPGYNKKQHHSVPKDWWTEDVSNLDIDLFRCIIMAIRSTHVLPPPLIGEALHVYACKWLPGITKPKTSGGSAPQMEESKEKNRKILETIVSMIPADRGSVSVGFLLKLLSISSHFGVSPVTKTELIKRASIQFEEATVSDLLYPSTSPLDQNFYDTELVLAVLESFVKFWKRISPGAVDNRHFLRSIRKVGKLIDSYLQVVARDENMPVQKFVALAETVPAIGRIEHDDLYRAINIYLKVHPDLSKVDKKCLCRSLECQRLSPEVCAHAVKNESLPLRTVVQLLYNEQEKDSKPTSNPKLQKPHELLLGAKKRPATRDSHGKRSLGQDKEGLKREEVTSRTSHGESREKGQHKTNRLDGNLALDLERKMVIRGNTEETGSEKIRGAKEESMSSSKLELDTRKIMTRARSNKSEHGREKGR
- the LOC130723028 gene encoding BTB/POZ domain-containing protein At5g47800-like isoform X1, translating into MKFMKLGTRPDTFYTEQATRSIVSDLPADLVIRINDTTYLLHKLQSPLLKKCGLLQRLCSGSSDSESVPLELNDMPGGPEAFELCAKFCYGISINISAHNFVPTLCAAKLLQMNDSIEKGNLVGKLESFFTSCILEGWKDSIATLQATDKLPEWSENLGIIRKCIDSIIEKVLTPPPQVKWSYTYTRPGYNKKQHHSVPKDWWTEDVSNLDIDLFRCIIMAIRSTHVLPPPLIGEALHVYACKWLPGITKPKTSGGSAPQMEESKEKNRKILETIVSMIPADRGSVSVGFLLKLLSISSHFGVSPVTKTELIKRASIQFEEATVSDLLYPSTSPLDQNFYDTELVLAVLESFVKFWKRISPGAVDNRHFLRSIRKVGKLIDSYLQVVARDENMPVQKFVALAETVPAIGRIEHDDLYRAINIYLKVHPDLSKVDKKCLCRSLECQRLSPEVCAHAVKNESLPLRTVVQLLYNEQEKDSKPTSNPKLQKPHELLLGAKKRPATRDSHGKRSLGQDKEGLKREEVTSRTSHGESREKGQHKTNRLDGNLALDLERKMVIRGNTEETGSEKIRGAKEESMSSSKLELDTRKIMTRARSNKSEHGREKGR